The following proteins are co-located in the Manihot esculenta cultivar AM560-2 chromosome 7, M.esculenta_v8, whole genome shotgun sequence genome:
- the LOC122723989 gene encoding uncharacterized protein LOC122723989, protein MSVDEYTDKFLDLFQYVGQAYDTEKKKARRYAMRLHPRYFSLIQAADKESFHSIVDAARMMEASVSFQGTDKPSVAQSLDPKNLETGDVDLSSLHEADTKSKKGGRGLRRSKRGKFWDTMKAGYSSASSEVPVCEKCGRRHGGVCLFGTSACFRCGQEGHIARECPQAFFTAQSHQTTRGSVPRPVAPVTTQSRGRGRGSTPSHVGPRGEGPSAPARIFTMTQQEADTFNTRVSGNSLLGCFDVYIYVLMFFPVGSRTIERVGLMTSGLRMSLKLVDLRVIHL, encoded by the coding sequence atgagtgtggatgagtatacggaCAAGTTTTTGGACTTGTTCCAGTATGTAGGACAAGCATATGACACGGAGAAGAAGAAAGCGAGGAGATATGCCATGAGGTTACATCctcggtatttctctttgattcaggCAGCGGATAAAGAGAGTTTTCACTCCATTGTTGATGCAGCAAGGATGATGGAGGCAAGTGTCAGTTTTCAAGGGACAGACAAGCcatctgtggcacagtctttagATCCCAAGAACTTGGAGACAGgtgatgttgatctctcctCTTTACATGAAGCAGATACGAAGAGTAAAAAGGGAGGAAGAGGTCTGAGGAGATCAAAGAGGGGTAAGTTCTGGGATACGATGAAAGCAGGATACTCGAGCGCAAGCTCAGAGGTGCCAGTATGTGAGAAGTGTGGTAGAAGGCACGGAGGAGTTTGTCTCTTTGGGACGTCAGCATGTTTTAGGTGTGGCCAAGAAGGACACAtagctcgtgagtgccctcaggcatttTTCACCGCAcagtcccatcagacaactAGGGGAAGTGTACCAcgaccagtagctccagtcacgACACAGAGCAggggtagaggaagagggtcaaccCCTTCACATGTGGGTcctcgaggtgaaggtccgtcagctccggctcggATCTTTACTATGACACAACAAGAGGCAGACACGTTTAACACCAGGGTGTCAGGTAATTCCCTCCTTGGATGTTTTGACGTGTATATCTacgttttgatgtttttccctgTTGGTTCTAGAACCATAGAGCGAGTAGGTCTGATGACCTCTGGGCTTAGAATGTCATTAAAGTTAGTAGACCTCAGAGTGATCCATCTGTGA